A window from Kovacikia minuta CCNUW1 encodes these proteins:
- a CDS encoding pentapeptide repeat-containing protein, with translation MNTTELQMLYAAGERNFHHADLQSASLSYVNLRGADLSRANLRHANLRWADLRQTNLQWADLRGADLSWAMLEEANLSSANLKGAKMPDGTIHG, from the coding sequence ATGAATACTACTGAACTCCAAATGCTGTATGCAGCCGGAGAAAGAAATTTTCATCATGCCGATCTCCAATCAGCAAGCCTTAGCTACGTGAATTTGAGGGGTGCAGACCTTTCAAGAGCCAATTTACGCCACGCAAACTTACGTTGGGCAGATCTGCGGCAAACAAACTTACAATGGGCTGATCTGAGAGGAGCAGACTTAAGTTGGGCAATGCTGGAAGAAGCCAATTTAAGTTCTGCCAACTTGAAGGGGGCAAAAATGCCGGATGGAACGATACATGGCTAG
- a CDS encoding helix-turn-helix domain-containing protein — translation MPNDSSDPIEHIILEALQQGDKNRGQLFDLTGKSYPILVQTLQRLKNKNLIETYFVPTGSISILTYRLHTE, via the coding sequence ATGCCTAATGATTCTTCAGATCCGATCGAACACATTATTCTAGAGGCGTTGCAACAGGGGGACAAGAACCGCGGGCAACTGTTTGACCTGACCGGTAAAAGTTATCCGATTCTGGTTCAAACCCTGCAACGGTTGAAGAACAAAAATCTGATTGAGACTTACTTCGTCCCAACAGGTAGTATCTCAATCCTGACCTATCGGTTGCATACTGAGTAG